The following coding sequences lie in one Chanos chanos chromosome 4, fChaCha1.1, whole genome shotgun sequence genomic window:
- the serinc1 gene encoding serine incorporator 1 isoform X1 → MGAVLGLCSMASWIPCLCGNAPCLLCMCCPSGNNSTVTRLIYAFLLLLGVGIACIMLMPGMETQLKKIPGFCEGGMGSSIPGVEGHVNCDVLVGYKAVYRVCFGMAMFFLLFSLLMIKVKSSQDPRAAVHNGFWFFKFAAATAITVGAFFIPEGPFTTVWFYVGMAGAFCFILIQLVLLIDFAHSWNESWVERMEEGNSRCWYAALLSATTINYALSLLSLVLFYVYYTIADGCTENKAFISVNMLLCVGASIMSILPKIQESQPRSGLLQSSLVTLYTMYLTWSAMTNEPDRKCNPSLLGIIGLNSTRPAGQDNVVQWWDAQGIVGLILFLMCVLYSSIRNSSNTQVNKLTLSGDESALIEDGPAPENFEESDNSNRAIDNEKDGVKYSYSFFHFMLFLASLYIMMTLTNWYSPDSSYETMTSKWPSVWVKMCSSWLCIALYVWTLVAPLVLTNRDFD, encoded by the exons AttccctgtctgtgtggtaATGCTCCCTGCCTGCTGTGCATGTGCTGCCCCAGTGGAAACAACTCCACAGTCACTCGGCTCATCTAtgccttcctcctcctcctgggtGTGGGGATAGCCTGCATCATGCTAATGCCTGGAATGGAGACCCAGCTCAAGAAG ATTCCTGGCTTTTGTGAGGGAGGAATGGGTTCATCTATCCCAGGTGTGGAGGGCCATGTGAACTGTGATGTGCTGGTTGGCTATAAGGCTGTGTACCGTGTCTGCTTTGGCATGGCCATGTTCttcctgcttttctctctcctcatgatTAAAGTGAAGAGCAGCCAGGATCCTCGAGCTGCAGTGCACAACGG GTTCTGGTTCTTTAAGTTTGCTGCTGCCACCGCTATTACTGTTGGAGCCTTTTTTATTCCAGAGGGTCCCTTCACAACAG tctggTTCTATGTTGGCATGGCTGGAGCCTTCTGCTTCATCCTGATCCAGCTGGTGTTGCTGATTGACTTTGCCCACTCCTGGAATGAGTCATGGGTGGAGAGGATGGAGGAGGGGAACTCCCGTTGCTGGTATGCAG ctctgctctctgctaCCACCATCAACTATGCCCTGTCCCTGCTGTCTCTGGTCCTGTTTTATGTCTACTACACCATCGCTGATGGCTGCACTGAGAACAAGGCCTTCATCAGTGTTAATATGCTCCTGTGTGTGGGTGCCTCCATCATGTCTATCCTGCCCAAAATCCAG GAGTCCCAGCCACGGTCTGGACTGCTGCAGTCTTCCCTGGTAACTCTCTACACCATGTACCTGACCTGGTCAGCCATGACGAATGAGCCAG ACAGGAAGTGCAATCCCAGCCTTCTAGGCATCATTGGTCTGAACAGCACACGACCTGCTGGCCAGGACAACGTGGTTCAGTGGTGGGATGCCCAGGGCATTGTGGGATTGATCTTGTTCCTGATGTGTGTGCTGTACTCCAG tATTCGCAACTCATCCAACACGCAGGTGAACAAACTGACACTGAGTGGAGATGAGTCTGCTCTGATTGAGGACGGCCCCGCCCCGGAGAACTTTGAGGAGTCCGACAACTCGAACCGCGCCATTGACAACGAGAAGGACGGAGTCAAGTACAGTTACTCCTTCTTCCACTTCATGCTGTTCCTGGCCTCTCTCTACATCATGATGACTTTGACCAACTGGTACAG CCCTGACTCTAGCTATGAGACGATGACCAGCAAGTGGCCGTCTGTGTGGGTTAAGATGTGCTCGAGCTGGCTGTGTATCGCCCTCTACGTCTGGACCCTGGTGGCTCCACTTGTGCTCACCAACCGGGACTTTGACTGA
- the serinc1 gene encoding serine incorporator 1 isoform X2: MGAVLGLCSMASWIPCLCGNAPCLLCMCCPSGNNSTVTRLIYAFLLLLGVGIACIMLMPGMETQLKKIPGFCEGGMGSSIPGVEGHVNCDVLVGYKAVYRVCFGMAMFFLLFSLLMIKVKSSQDPRAAVHNGFWFFKFAAATAITVGAFFIPEGPFTTVWFYVGMAGAFCFILIQLVLLIDFAHSWNESWVERMEEGNSRCWYAALLSATTINYALSLLSLVLFYVYYTIADGCTENKAFISVNMLLCVGASIMSILPKIQESQPRSGLLQSSLVTLYTMYLTWSAMTNEPDRKCNPSLLGIIGLNSTRPAGQDNVVQWWDAQGIVGLILFLMCVLYSSIRNSSNTQVNKLTLSGDESALIEDGPAPENFEESDNSNRAIDNEKDGVKYSYSFFHFMLFLASLYIMMTLTNWYSYETMTSKWPSVWVKMCSSWLCIALYVWTLVAPLVLTNRDFD; the protein is encoded by the exons AttccctgtctgtgtggtaATGCTCCCTGCCTGCTGTGCATGTGCTGCCCCAGTGGAAACAACTCCACAGTCACTCGGCTCATCTAtgccttcctcctcctcctgggtGTGGGGATAGCCTGCATCATGCTAATGCCTGGAATGGAGACCCAGCTCAAGAAG ATTCCTGGCTTTTGTGAGGGAGGAATGGGTTCATCTATCCCAGGTGTGGAGGGCCATGTGAACTGTGATGTGCTGGTTGGCTATAAGGCTGTGTACCGTGTCTGCTTTGGCATGGCCATGTTCttcctgcttttctctctcctcatgatTAAAGTGAAGAGCAGCCAGGATCCTCGAGCTGCAGTGCACAACGG GTTCTGGTTCTTTAAGTTTGCTGCTGCCACCGCTATTACTGTTGGAGCCTTTTTTATTCCAGAGGGTCCCTTCACAACAG tctggTTCTATGTTGGCATGGCTGGAGCCTTCTGCTTCATCCTGATCCAGCTGGTGTTGCTGATTGACTTTGCCCACTCCTGGAATGAGTCATGGGTGGAGAGGATGGAGGAGGGGAACTCCCGTTGCTGGTATGCAG ctctgctctctgctaCCACCATCAACTATGCCCTGTCCCTGCTGTCTCTGGTCCTGTTTTATGTCTACTACACCATCGCTGATGGCTGCACTGAGAACAAGGCCTTCATCAGTGTTAATATGCTCCTGTGTGTGGGTGCCTCCATCATGTCTATCCTGCCCAAAATCCAG GAGTCCCAGCCACGGTCTGGACTGCTGCAGTCTTCCCTGGTAACTCTCTACACCATGTACCTGACCTGGTCAGCCATGACGAATGAGCCAG ACAGGAAGTGCAATCCCAGCCTTCTAGGCATCATTGGTCTGAACAGCACACGACCTGCTGGCCAGGACAACGTGGTTCAGTGGTGGGATGCCCAGGGCATTGTGGGATTGATCTTGTTCCTGATGTGTGTGCTGTACTCCAG tATTCGCAACTCATCCAACACGCAGGTGAACAAACTGACACTGAGTGGAGATGAGTCTGCTCTGATTGAGGACGGCCCCGCCCCGGAGAACTTTGAGGAGTCCGACAACTCGAACCGCGCCATTGACAACGAGAAGGACGGAGTCAAGTACAGTTACTCCTTCTTCCACTTCATGCTGTTCCTGGCCTCTCTCTACATCATGATGACTTTGACCAACTGGTACAG CTATGAGACGATGACCAGCAAGTGGCCGTCTGTGTGGGTTAAGATGTGCTCGAGCTGGCTGTGTATCGCCCTCTACGTCTGGACCCTGGTGGCTCCACTTGTGCTCACCAACCGGGACTTTGACTGA
- the hsf2 gene encoding heat shock factor protein 2, with the protein MKHNSSVPAFLTKLWTLVEDSNTNEFICWSQEGNSFLVLDEQRFAKEILPKFFKHNNMASFVRQLNMYGFRKVMHIDTGIVKQERDGPVEFQHPYFKHGKDDLLEHIKRKVSNARPEDSKIRQEDLSKLLSSVQSVHDKQENMDARLATLKRENEALWREMSDLRQKHAQQQQVIKELVQFIITLVQNNRVLNLKRKRPLLLNSNGKKPKYIHQLYEEPVDHSKGTVNGLNGLKSNSDITDDIICDITDEEVEVAEDSSRVLDQGDIEIVEVNYEGTAVSEKESTKGPDAEQDDVMTTVSTLAASSALQPNKLVGLSQEDPVKMMDSILNENGAISQNISLLGKVELMDYLDSIDCSLEDFQAMLYGKQFSTDADIVEEPDNSKGNSESFCTEKTDNADKQLIQYTSCPLLAFLDGCAPLGSGPEARSDNLSQDLLEQSPEEPADLLESALEKEETPRSSLIRLEPLTEAEASQATLFYLCELNSDSGSIDPPPLDV; encoded by the exons atgaaacacaattCCAGTGTTCCCGCATTCCTTACCAAGCTTTGGACGCTGGTCGAGGATTCCAATACCAATGAATTCATTTGCTGGAGTCAG GAGGGCAACAGCTTCCTGGTGTTGGATGAACAACGCTTTGCTAAAGAAATCCTCCCCAAGTTTTTCAAGCATAACAACATGGCCAGCTTTGTCCGGCAGCTCAACATGT ATGGCTTCCGTAAGGTCATGCACATTGACACAGGCATTGTTAAGCAGGAGCGGGATGGACCAGTGGAGTTCCAGCATCCTTATTTTAAGCATGGGAAAGATGACCTACTGGAACACATTAAGCGGAAG GTGTCCAATGCCCGTCCTGAGGACAGTAAAATCAGACAAGAGGATTTATCAAAACTTCTGTCTAGTGTTCAGAGTGTTCACGACAAACAGGAGAACATGGATGCCAGGCTTGCCACGCTAAAGAG AGAGAATGAAGCTCTGTGGAGAGAAATGTCTGATCTGAGGCAGAAACATGCCCAACAGCAGCAAGTTATTAAAGAG TTAGTACAGTTCATCATTACTCTAGTGCAGAACAACCGTGTGTTAAACTTGAAGCGCAAACG GCCCCTGTTGCTCAACAGCAATGGAAAGAAACCAAAATACATCCATCAACTCTACGAGGAGCCCGTGGACCACAGCAAA GGCACAGTCAATGGACTCAACGGTCTGAAGAGCAATTCTGACATCACCGATGATATCATCTGTGACATCACCGATGAGGAAGTGGAAGTCGCAGAGGACTCATCCAGAGTACTAGATCAAGG GGACATTGAAATAGTGGAGGTAAACTATGAAGGCACTGCGGTGTCTGAGAAGGAAAGCACAAAAGGCCCAGATGCTGAACAGGATGATGTGATGACTACCGTCAGTACTCTGGCAGCCAGCAGTGCTCTTCAGCCAAATAAGCTCGTAGGCCTCAGTCAGGAAGACCCCGTCAAGATGATGGACTCCATCCTCAATGAGAATGGAGCCATCTCACAGAATATCAGTCTCCTGGGAAA GGTGGAGCTAATGGACTACCTGGACAGCATTGATTGCAGTTTAGAGGACTTCCAGGCTATGTTGTATGGGAAACAGTTCAGCACAGATGCTGATATAGTCGAG GAGCCTGACAATTCAAAGGGAAACTCAGAGTCGTTTTGCACAGAGAAAACTGATAATGCAG acaaacaactGATTCAGTACACcagctgccccctgctggccttCCTGGATGGTTGCGCCCCCCTGGGGTCGGGTCCAGAGGCTCGCAGTGATAATCTGAGCCAAGATCTGCTGGAACAGAGCCCAGAGGAGCCGGCTGACCTGCTGGAGTCGGCCCTGGAGAAGGAGGAGACCCCACGCAGCTCTCTCATTCGCCTGGAGCCCCTGACCGAGGCTGAGGCCAGCCAGGCCACGCTCTTCTACCTGTGTGAACTCAACTCAGACAGTGGCAGCATCGACCCGCCGCCACTGGATGTGTAA